A region of the Halosolutus amylolyticus genome:
GCACACGGTCCACTGTGTTCCGGACGGGAAGATCCTGATCAGCATGCTCGGCGACGCCGACGGCGAACTGCCGGGTGGCTTCCTCGAGTTGAACGACGACTTCGAGATCGAGGGCCGGTGGGAGCCGCCGGGCGAGATCGAGATGAACTACGATTACTGGTACCAGCCCCGCCAGAACGTGATGGTCTCGACCGAGTGGGCCGCCCCCAAAACGTACTACCCCGGATTCGACCTCGACGACGTCGAGAACGGCGAGTACGGCCAGCGAATCCACTTCTGGGACTGGGAGAACGGCACCGTCGAGCAGACGATCGACCTCGGCGAGGAGGGATTGATCCCGCTCGAAGTCCGATTCCTCCACACGCCGGAATCGACCCACGGGTTCGTCGGAGCCGCCCTGTCGTCGAATATCTTCCACTTCTGGCGGGAGGAGAGCGCGGCGCCACGCGCCGCGGATGAGGCGAGCGGCGACGAGCCGCGAGCCAGCGGCGAGTACCGCGTCGAGAAGGCGATCGACTTCGAGAGTCGCGAGCACGACGACTGGGACATGCCCGTTCCCGGGCTCACGACCGACATCCTGCTCTCGATGGACGATCGGTACCTGTTCGGTTCGAACTGGCTCCACGGCGAGGTCTGGATGTACGACGTCTCGGATCCCGCGAACCCGCGACGAGCCGACACCCTCTCAGTCGGCGGCACCTTCGGCGAGGTGCAGGAAGTACAGGGTCGCGAGCTGGCCGCCGGCCCGCAGATGCTCCAGCTCTCGCTCGACGGCGAACGGCTCTACTTCACGACGTCGCTGTTCTCGTCGTGGGACGACCAGTTCTATCCCGAGGAAGCCGAGCGGGGATCGGTCATGCTGAAAGCCGACGTCGATCCACGCAACGGGACGATGACCCTCGACGAAGACTTCCTCGTCGACTGGGGCGAGTGCCCGGCGGGTCCGGCCCGCGCCCACGAAATCCGCTGGCCCGACGGCGACTGCACGAGCGACGTCTGGCAGTGAGCCCGGCGATGGCTCGCTACGACGTCACTCTCGACCGGGTCGGCGGCCCGACACGGACGATCGAGGTCGACGAAGACGAGACGGTACTCGAGGCCTCACGGCGGAGTGGGATCCCGTTACCGTACGGGTGTCGGACCGGCGCGTGCGGTACCTGCGTGGGTCGGTTGCTGGCGATCGAGGGGGCGGAGAGCGGTGGCGGCGCAACCGACGCGGATGGAGCGCCGATCGACGTCGCGGACGCGTTCGCGTACCGACGCGAACCGCGAGCGCTGAAACCCCGCCATCGGAACGACGGCTACGTCCTCCTGTGTATCGCCAGGCCCCGGGCGAACAGTCGAGTCGCCGTCGGCTCGCGGGTACAGACGGAACTGGTCGACAACCCCTGGAAGTGACGGCGGAGGGAAAAGCGGCGATCGGTTCGGGCGCGTACAGTCTTTTCTCTCCGTCCACCGTAGAAGGCGGTATGGGCGCGGAGAACGCGGACGCACGACCGCGAACGGGGACCGAGCGATGACCAGCCACGACGTGACGCTGGAGTGGCCGGACGGCCGAAGCGACACCGTGACGGTCGAGCCCCGGGAGACGGTACTCGAGGCGGCCCTGCGGGAAGGGATTCGCTTACCGTACGACTGTCGGGAGGGGACCTGTACGACCTGCGTGGGTCGACTGCTCGCGGTCGACGGGGACGATTCTGCCGCCGGTGGCGGAGGCGGGTCGGACGCCGACGACGCGAAATCCAGCGACCGCAGATCGATCGACGCCGCGACGGCGTTCGACTACCGACGCCCGCCGGCGGCGCTGACGGAGCGAGAGCACGCGGACGGCTACGTCCTGCTGTGTATCGCCCTGGCACAAGCGGACTGTCGCGTCGCGGTCGGGCCGCGGATTCGCGCCGAAATCGGCGACAGCCCGTGGGGATGATACTTCTCCCGGCGCGATCGTCGGGGTTTCTCGCGTTGCGTCTCGGTTCGGGAGACCGCCGGGAGAAGCGAGTACAATACTGTTAACGGGGCGGCACCGTAACGTTCGACCAACGAATGTCTCTCGCCGACGAGAACGCGGACGAAACGAACCCGTACCTCCGCGATCCGCCGACCGACTTCGACCCGGTCGAGGACCTCTCGGAGGACGAGGCCCGCGAGCAGGTCGCACTCCTCCGCGAGGCCATCCGCGAGCACGATCGCCGCTACTACGTCGAGAACGATCCGATCATCGCCGATCGGACCTACGACGCGCTCTTTACCCGCTTGCAGGACCTCGAGGACGAGTTCGGTCTCGCGCACCCGGACAGCCCCACGCGAAGCGTCGGCGGCGAACCGATCGAGGAGTTCGAGACCGCCGAACACGTCGCGCCGATGCTCTCGATCGACGCGAGCGGCGATCCCGACGACGTCCGGGAGTTCGACGAGCGCGTCCGGCGCGAGTTGCGCGAACGCGGGGGTGCGAGCGCCGACGAGCACGCGGCCGAGGTCGACTACGTCTGCGAACCCAAGTTCGACGGCGTCTCGATGGAGTTCGTCTACGAGGACGGGAGTCTCGAGCGGGCCGTCACCCGCGGGGACGGCCGCGAGGGCGACGACGTGACGCACAACGCGCGGACGATCGGCTCCGTTCCCCACCGGCTCCACGGCGACTACCCGGAGTTCCTCGCCGTTCGCGGGGAGGTCTACATGCCGAAAGACGCGTTCCAGGAGCACAACCGCGAGCGGATCGAACGCGGCGAGGAGCCCTTCGCGAACCCGCGCAACGCGACGGCGGGAACGATCCG
Encoded here:
- a CDS encoding 2Fe-2S iron-sulfur cluster-binding protein, which gives rise to MARYDVTLDRVGGPTRTIEVDEDETVLEASRRSGIPLPYGCRTGACGTCVGRLLAIEGAESGGGATDADGAPIDVADAFAYRREPRALKPRHRNDGYVLLCIARPRANSRVAVGSRVQTELVDNPWK
- a CDS encoding 2Fe-2S iron-sulfur cluster-binding protein, with protein sequence MTSHDVTLEWPDGRSDTVTVEPRETVLEAALREGIRLPYDCREGTCTTCVGRLLAVDGDDSAAGGGGGSDADDAKSSDRRSIDAATAFDYRRPPAALTEREHADGYVLLCIALAQADCRVAVGPRIRAEIGDSPWG
- a CDS encoding selenium-binding family protein produces the protein MSDASTTDDVEPDHDHEHHHDHEGPGYSTPQAAIEESEREKLAYVMSLYVGTDVDEPDFVAVVDLDPESDTYCDIVDRIEMPNRGDELHHFGWNACSSSCHVEGLERRHLIVPGQRSSRLHVIDTKDRRNPELVEVIEPEEVFEYDLSAPHTVHCVPDGKILISMLGDADGELPGGFLELNDDFEIEGRWEPPGEIEMNYDYWYQPRQNVMVSTEWAAPKTYYPGFDLDDVENGEYGQRIHFWDWENGTVEQTIDLGEEGLIPLEVRFLHTPESTHGFVGAALSSNIFHFWREESAAPRAADEASGDEPRASGEYRVEKAIDFESREHDDWDMPVPGLTTDILLSMDDRYLFGSNWLHGEVWMYDVSDPANPRRADTLSVGGTFGEVQEVQGRELAAGPQMLQLSLDGERLYFTTSLFSSWDDQFYPEEAERGSVMLKADVDPRNGTMTLDEDFLVDWGECPAGPARAHEIRWPDGDCTSDVWQ